The sequence below is a genomic window from Luteimonas sp. MC1825.
GTGCGTCGCACGCGCGGCGACGACATCGATGCCGCCTGCGGCCAGCTGAAGGGGCAGGTCGCCGACCGCACCCGCCGTCAGGCCGAGTTCCGCAAGCATCTCGCGCAGGTCTCGGACGGGGAGGGCGGTGATGCGGCGGCTTGACCTCGTTGGCCTGGCGGTGGCCTGCTCGCTGCTGGCCGCAGGCTGCTCGCGCCTCACCTTCGTCAAGCCGAGCGCGCAGCGCGGCGACTCGACGCAGGTCGCCGCCCAGTACGATTTCAGCGATGACGGCCAGGCGCGCGGCAAGGCGTCCACGCGTGGCCACCTGTTGCGTGGCGAACAGGCGCTGCGCGCCGGCCGCTATCCGGAGGCCGCTGCCGAAGCACGTCTGGCGATGAAGATCGATGGCCGTGACGCCGATGCGCATACGCTGCTTGCGCTTGCGCTCGAGCGCCAGGGCGACAGCCGCGAAGCCGGCAAGCACTACGCCCGCGCCGCCGGACTCAAGCCCTCCGGCGCCACGTTCAACAACCATGGCGCATGGCTGTGCCGCAACGGACGCGCCACCGAATCGCTGGCATGGTTCGACCGCGCCCTGGCCGACCGCAGCTATGCCAGCCCGGCCTCGGCGCTGGCCAACGCCGGCGCCTGTGCCGACGAAGGCGGCCAGCCCGGGCGCACCCAGCGCGACCTGCGCGCGGCGCTCGCCCTCGATCCGGTGAATGCCGTCGGCCTGGAAGCGCTGGCCCGGCACCTGCACGGGCGTGGCGACGATTTCGAGGCGCGCGCGTTCTCCGAGCGCCGGCTGGAGGCGGCACCGGCGTCGCCGGCCGCGCTGCAACTTGCGTCACAGATCGAAGACAAGCTCGGCGACAAGGCTGCCGCCGCTCGTTATGTTCAGCGCCTGCGGACGGAATTCCCGCACGCGCAGGCAGTGCTGCCCGGGGACAGCAGTTCACGATGATGCCGCCAGACCACAACATGGCCGATGCCGAGCAGGGCTGTGGCCGCCGCCTGCGCAATGCGCGCGAGGCCGCAGGACTTTCGATCGAGGATGTCGCGACGCGGCTGAGGATGCCGGTGCGCGTCGTCGAATCGCTCGAAGCCGAAGACTGGAACCGGCTCGGTGCCCCGGTCTACGTGCGTGGCCAGTTGCGCAGCTACTCGCGCCTGCTGGGCCTGTCCACCGCCACCATGCAGGCTGTCGTCGGCGTCGCGCCGGTGGAGCCGGTGGCGCTGGTGCCTCGCACCTATGTGCCGCGCATGCGCATCGTGGCCGAGCAGTTCGCCAAGCGCCTGGTCTACGCGGTGATCACCGTCGCCATCGCCTTGCCGGTGTGGTTGGCCACCCGGCCGCACCTCGCCACGCAGGGCGCCGCGTCCGCCTCCCTCGACATGCCCGTGGTCTCCACTGCAGGCCAGCCCGGCGCGCC
It includes:
- a CDS encoding RodZ domain-containing protein, whose amino-acid sequence is MMPPDHNMADAEQGCGRRLRNAREAAGLSIEDVATRLRMPVRVVESLEAEDWNRLGAPVYVRGQLRSYSRLLGLSTATMQAVVGVAPVEPVALVPRTYVPRMRIVAEQFAKRLVYAVITVAIALPVWLATRPHLATQGAASASLDMPVVSTAGQPGAPAVARPRQPVPLVASMAPVAPRAGSATAALELRLVDDSWVEITGRDGQVIEHSLLRAGNTRSFVVGDVGGMVFGNAAAVELRLNGARQDLAPLLRANVARFTVSSDGSLVPAGR
- a CDS encoding type IV pilus biogenesis/stability protein PilW translates to MRRLDLVGLAVACSLLAAGCSRLTFVKPSAQRGDSTQVAAQYDFSDDGQARGKASTRGHLLRGEQALRAGRYPEAAAEARLAMKIDGRDADAHTLLALALERQGDSREAGKHYARAAGLKPSGATFNNHGAWLCRNGRATESLAWFDRALADRSYASPASALANAGACADEGGQPGRTQRDLRAALALDPVNAVGLEALARHLHGRGDDFEARAFSERRLEAAPASPAALQLASQIEDKLGDKAAAARYVQRLRTEFPHAQAVLPGDSSSR